The Streptomyces europaeiscabiei genome window below encodes:
- a CDS encoding 3-dehydroquinate synthase family protein, giving the protein MTFSMQPDTAPTTLQATGGAPYPVVVGTGLHEHVGPLLGDSATRVALIHPPALAAAARRIAGDLERHGRQVLELVVPPGESAKDAGVLVYLWSRLAEVGFTRGDAVVAVGGGATTDLAGFLAATWQQGLRLVLVPSTLLGMVGASVSGRGSLNVPQGKNLVGALHRPAGVVCDLDLLATLPLPEYVGGLAEVVKAGLIADPALLDLIEADPRAAADPAGGRTAELVEGAVRAKSALLGTDPLAEGPREFLDYGHTLGHAVEHAEGYRIRHGHAVSIGMVYAAELAHAAGRLDAPHVLRHRTVLESLGLPTSYPRHAWERLRASLGADGTARGGRLRFVVLDAPGRPGLLQGPDPELLQAAWARVGG; this is encoded by the coding sequence ATGACTTTCTCCATGCAACCGGACACCGCCCCGACGACCCTGCAGGCGACCGGCGGGGCACCGTACCCCGTCGTCGTCGGCACCGGCCTGCACGAGCACGTCGGGCCGCTGCTCGGCGACAGCGCGACGCGGGTGGCGCTCATACATCCGCCGGCGCTGGCCGCCGCCGCCCGGCGCATCGCCGGCGACCTCGAACGGCACGGCCGTCAGGTGCTGGAGCTGGTGGTACCGCCCGGCGAGTCCGCCAAGGACGCCGGTGTGCTGGTGTATCTGTGGTCCCGGCTCGCCGAAGTGGGCTTCACCCGCGGCGACGCGGTCGTGGCCGTCGGCGGCGGCGCCACCACCGACCTCGCCGGTTTCCTCGCCGCCACCTGGCAACAGGGGCTGCGTCTGGTGCTGGTGCCCTCCACCCTGCTGGGCATGGTCGGTGCCTCGGTCTCAGGCAGGGGCTCCCTCAACGTCCCCCAGGGCAAGAACCTGGTCGGCGCCCTGCACCGGCCGGCCGGCGTCGTGTGCGACCTGGACCTGCTCGCCACGCTGCCGCTGCCCGAGTACGTCGGCGGCCTCGCCGAGGTGGTCAAGGCGGGGCTGATCGCCGATCCCGCGCTCCTGGACCTGATCGAGGCGGACCCGCGGGCGGCGGCCGATCCCGCGGGCGGGCGCACCGCGGAGCTGGTCGAGGGCGCCGTGCGGGCCAAGAGCGCCCTGCTGGGCACCGACCCGCTCGCCGAGGGCCCGCGGGAGTTCCTCGACTACGGCCACACCCTGGGCCACGCCGTCGAGCACGCGGAGGGCTACCGCATCAGGCACGGCCACGCGGTGTCCATCGGCATGGTGTACGCCGCCGAACTCGCCCACGCGGCGGGACGGCTGGACGCACCGCACGTGCTGCGCCACCGCACCGTCCTTGAGTCGCTGGGACTGCCCACCTCCTACCCGCGGCACGCCTGGGAGCGGCTGCGTGCCTCGCTCGGAGCGGACGGCACCGCCCGCGGCGGAAGGCTCAGGTTCGTCGTCCTGGACGCGCCGGGCCGTCCCGGGCTGCTGCAGGGCCCCGATCCCGAACTGCTGCAGGCGGCGTGGGCCCGGGTGGGCGGATGA
- a CDS encoding IS701 family transposase, translating to MQTRLQHRSTTDGELSYPAREATRDSVLRELSAVLFGSLPRSDQRRRGMEYVQGLLGVEGRKSIRNISSLFGGEAAEQSLHHFISGSTWDWGPVRRALARHLEEVSPARAYVLQPMVIPKAGDSSVGVDRRFCPRRGQIMNAQQAVGVWAVSEEHSSPVNWRLHLPDTWLDDKTRRRQAAIPETVLPESMDQCCVQAYLGITRDWGLPVRPALMDARQSDVAGTVRGLQDAGAPMLLRVSANLRLAAADAGLPRTAAGTEMTAHQLMLMARPLRQPVIQRRPGPGGRTVHAGLTATVRVRLPRRTARRPSWCRDLVLFGVGDNGGRWPAELWLTNITDLHPSQLLRLSKLPQRVNQDFAQIAERVGIKDYSGRSFSGWHRHATLASAAHAVAVLSGTVEPQTEAAEVTQASA from the coding sequence ATGCAGACCAGGCTGCAGCACAGGAGCACCACGGACGGGGAGCTGTCCTACCCGGCGCGGGAAGCGACCCGGGACAGCGTGCTGCGGGAGCTGAGCGCGGTGCTCTTCGGGTCCCTGCCGCGCAGCGACCAGCGGCGCAGGGGCATGGAGTACGTGCAGGGTCTGCTCGGTGTCGAGGGACGCAAGTCGATCCGGAACATCTCCTCGCTGTTCGGCGGGGAGGCGGCCGAGCAGAGCCTGCACCACTTCATCAGCGGCTCCACCTGGGACTGGGGCCCGGTCCGCCGCGCCCTGGCCCGGCATCTGGAGGAGGTCTCCCCCGCCCGCGCCTATGTGCTGCAGCCGATGGTGATACCCAAGGCCGGCGACAGTTCGGTGGGGGTCGACCGCCGCTTCTGCCCGCGCCGCGGCCAGATCATGAACGCCCAGCAGGCCGTGGGCGTGTGGGCGGTCTCCGAGGAGCACAGCAGCCCGGTCAACTGGCGTCTGCACCTGCCCGACACCTGGCTGGACGACAAGACCCGGCGCCGGCAGGCGGCGATCCCGGAGACGGTGCTGCCGGAGTCCATGGACCAGTGCTGCGTTCAGGCCTACCTCGGCATCACCCGGGACTGGGGCCTGCCGGTGCGCCCCGCGCTGATGGACGCCCGCCAGTCCGACGTGGCGGGCACGGTGCGCGGGCTGCAGGACGCGGGTGCGCCGATGCTGTTACGGGTCAGCGCCAACCTGCGGCTGGCCGCCGCCGACGCGGGGCTGCCCCGTACGGCCGCCGGCACGGAGATGACGGCGCATCAGCTCATGCTGATGGCCCGGCCGCTGCGCCAGCCGGTCATCCAGCGCCGGCCCGGCCCGGGCGGTCGCACCGTGCACGCGGGACTGACCGCGACGGTGCGCGTGCGGCTTCCGCGCCGCACCGCCCGCCGCCCTTCCTGGTGCCGTGACCTGGTGCTGTTCGGCGTCGGCGACAACGGCGGGCGCTGGCCGGCCGAACTGTGGCTGACCAACATCACCGACCTGCACCCCTCCCAGCTCCTGCGGCTGAGCAAGCTGCCCCAGCGGGTGAACCAGGACTTCGCGCAGATCGCCGAACGGGTGGGCATAAAGGACTATTCCGGCCGCTCCTTCAGTGGCTGGCACCGGCACGCCACCCTGGCCTCGGCCGCCCACGCCGTCGCGGTGCTGTCCGGCACGGTCGAGCCGCAGACCGAGGCCGCGGAGGTGACGCAGGCATCCGCGTAG
- a CDS encoding IS701 family transposase: MSAPAARSTLAAPPFPAGAPGIAAPGTVMDRAARSPGPPAPDPAAVPRPAVPGPAARAAPDRVADLSHRVLWSMPRRDQRRSGELYVRGLLRATGRKTIRNIASHTGVPADIQRLHHLVTASTWRWSPVRGALAHHMGDLLNPVAWVLHTATTPRAGPGGVGVDAHCADPRTGRPVNARRSVGLWAATEWGGYPVDWHLGLSARWAEDAVLRERAGIPEDARVLDAAAAGVDLAMASARTAGPPCRPVVLDARTAEAGPLAARLGAGGVPYLLRVSASQLLTPLAPDGPEGGLVVTARQLAGAVPPRRWSRVCAWGPGAGPREVARVACRAAGVPSRSRQRQTLLVQRDPRGPADGGYWLTDLGHLSDGALLRLAAAPARLARDMDVTGRQVGLYDFEGRTFAGWHRHMTLASVAHATVVLLRARGRSEPRPRAVEGAGTRPRRQP; this comes from the coding sequence ATGAGCGCTCCCGCCGCGCGGAGCACCCTGGCGGCGCCCCCGTTCCCGGCGGGGGCCCCCGGCATCGCCGCCCCGGGCACCGTCATGGACCGGGCCGCCCGCTCCCCCGGTCCCCCCGCACCGGACCCGGCCGCCGTACCCCGGCCCGCCGTACCCGGCCCCGCCGCCCGGGCGGCCCCCGACCGGGTCGCCGACCTGTCCCACCGGGTGCTGTGGTCCATGCCGCGCCGCGACCAGCGGCGCAGCGGCGAGCTGTACGTGCGGGGGCTGCTGCGGGCCACGGGACGCAAGACCATCCGCAACATCGCCTCCCACACCGGGGTGCCGGCCGACATCCAGCGGCTGCACCACCTCGTGACCGCCTCGACGTGGCGGTGGAGTCCGGTGCGCGGCGCTCTCGCCCATCACATGGGCGACCTGCTGAACCCCGTCGCCTGGGTCCTGCACACCGCGACCACGCCGCGCGCGGGCCCGGGCGGCGTGGGCGTCGACGCCCACTGCGCGGACCCGCGCACCGGACGGCCCGTCAACGCGCGGCGGTCCGTGGGACTGTGGGCGGCCACCGAGTGGGGCGGCTACCCGGTCGACTGGCACCTCGGGCTCAGCGCACGCTGGGCCGAGGACGCCGTGCTGCGCGAGCGGGCCGGTATCCCCGAGGACGCCCGTGTCCTGGACGCGGCCGCCGCCGGTGTCGACCTGGCGATGGCATCCGCCCGTACGGCGGGGCCGCCGTGCCGTCCGGTCGTCCTGGACGCCCGGACGGCCGAGGCGGGCCCGCTCGCCGCCCGGCTCGGCGCGGGCGGCGTGCCCTATCTGCTGCGCGTCAGTGCCTCGCAGCTGCTGACGCCCCTCGCCCCCGACGGCCCGGAAGGCGGGCTCGTGGTCACCGCGCGGCAGCTGGCGGGCGCGGTGCCCCCGCGCCGCTGGAGCCGTGTGTGCGCGTGGGGGCCGGGGGCGGGGCCCCGTGAGGTGGCCCGGGTGGCGTGCCGGGCCGCCGGCGTGCCGTCCCGGTCCCGGCAGCGGCAGACGCTGCTGGTGCAGAGGGACCCCCGCGGCCCGGCGGACGGCGGGTACTGGCTCACCGATCTGGGCCATCTGTCCGACGGTGCGCTGCTGCGGCTGGCCGCCGCACCCGCACGGCTGGCCCGGGACATGGACGTGACGGGCCGCCAGGTCGGCCTGTACGACTTCGAGGGCCGTACCTTCGCCGGCTGGCACCGCCACATGACGCTCGCCTCGGTGGCCCACGCCACCGTTGTCCTGCTGCGCGCCCGGGGCCGCAGCGAGCCCCGGCCGCGGGCGGTCGAGGGTGCCGGCACCCGTCCGAGGAGGCAGCCGTGA
- a CDS encoding helix-turn-helix domain-containing protein: protein MQIVREHDEPLDGTMRTHQFGEVRVSLVKGGPGELVRPARQIDPQAAGFLRVCRPLTGSLWVVQDGRHAAVRAPQLLCYDSTRPYKVVMPENYRLVDVMVTHRLVGLTAAEAGRLTARCWSGAEGLAALLSSLLEGLGRHGREVQTAVDLLGGSVVGLTAALFAERMREVADDPQIARQTLMLHIQAYVRRQLAEPGLSPVTIAREHNVSLRYLQKVFQEYGLSPARWIRDERLARCRAELADPALDHLPVALIGERAGLYGASHFSRLFRDRYGTTPRDYRRERDTR, encoded by the coding sequence GTGCAGATCGTCAGGGAACACGACGAACCGCTCGACGGGACGATGCGGACCCACCAGTTCGGCGAGGTGCGGGTGTCCCTGGTCAAGGGCGGCCCCGGGGAACTGGTGCGTCCGGCCCGGCAGATCGACCCGCAGGCCGCGGGCTTCCTGCGGGTGTGCCGGCCGCTGACCGGATCCCTCTGGGTGGTCCAGGACGGCCGGCACGCAGCGGTGCGCGCCCCCCAGCTCCTCTGCTACGACAGCACCCGCCCCTACAAGGTGGTCATGCCCGAGAACTACCGGCTGGTGGACGTGATGGTCACCCACCGCCTGGTGGGGCTGACCGCGGCGGAGGCCGGACGCCTGACGGCCCGCTGCTGGTCGGGCGCCGAGGGGCTGGCCGCCCTGCTGTCCTCCCTGCTGGAAGGGCTCGGCCGGCACGGCCGGGAGGTGCAGACCGCGGTCGACCTGCTCGGCGGCAGCGTCGTCGGGCTGACCGCGGCACTGTTCGCCGAACGCATGCGCGAGGTCGCCGACGACCCGCAGATCGCCCGGCAGACGCTGATGCTGCACATCCAGGCCTACGTCCGCCGGCAGCTGGCGGAACCCGGCCTCAGCCCGGTGACCATCGCCCGGGAGCACAACGTCTCCCTGCGCTACCTCCAGAAGGTCTTCCAGGAGTACGGCCTCAGCCCGGCCCGCTGGATACGCGACGAACGGCTGGCCCGCTGCCGGGCCGAACTCGCCGACCCCGCCCTGGACCACCTGCCCGTCGCACTGATCGGGGAGCGGGCCGGGCTGTACGGGGCGTCCCACTTCAGCCGGCTCTTCCGCGACCGCTACGGCACCACGCCCCGGGACTACCGCAGGGAGCGTGACACCCGATGA
- a CDS encoding AfsR/SARP family transcriptional regulator — MNDSVPADTDGGALRIGVLGPLEVRAQGEDRTPTAPMARRALAVLLLSANRLVSTSALIGELWESDPPRLARKTVQTYVYQIRKALKCPADPSDRVRTGPGGYRIDLRPGELDLWEFEHGVMRARTALSEGDPRASAHLLRQALGLWRGEPFAGLDAGPLLAAQIAQIADSRLGALELRITADLQLGRHRAVVGELHQLIADHPFHEEFAAQLMLAAHRSGQRATALEAFARLRRRLVDELGIEPSERLQRLQQDVLNETLPQPAAAVTGPGPLPAQDAAGAPPFGSAAAPAPAAVPVGGRLPLDTPDFTGRVAELAQLSSLAGPDAGAGDTTGGECSGGPRVVVVLGAAGVGKSALAVRAAHRMADRFPDGALHARLHDGADRPRRADAVLHALLRDCGMDPATLPDNADDLAGMFRSFSAERSLLVLLDDAAGTDQVLPLLPADGGSLALVTSRVRLPGLPGARSMALGALSADDAAAFFTRVAGAERVGAGDVLGEVTHLMGNFPLSLRAVGEKFAARPMWTLGDLALGLVDEGRLAAELHDEACDVLARAAGAIARLPGSLRRALALLAAAGAAPFDMARARQLLGGSSWDGDSLVGQLLDHHVVVRAEQSGSAALAFRVPDLIRLSLPSADNAELRVLPGGDRGGLGNRSVSGVLTAAG; from the coding sequence ATGAACGACTCCGTACCGGCCGACACGGACGGCGGTGCGCTGCGGATAGGGGTGCTCGGGCCGCTGGAGGTCCGCGCCCAGGGCGAGGACCGTACGCCCACCGCGCCCATGGCCCGGCGCGCGCTGGCCGTGCTGCTGCTGAGCGCCAACCGTCTGGTGTCGACCTCGGCCCTGATCGGGGAACTGTGGGAGTCCGACCCGCCGCGCCTGGCCCGCAAGACCGTCCAGACGTACGTGTACCAGATCCGCAAGGCCCTCAAGTGCCCCGCGGATCCCAGCGACCGGGTGCGCACCGGCCCCGGCGGCTACCGCATCGACCTGCGGCCGGGGGAACTGGACCTGTGGGAGTTCGAGCACGGCGTCATGCGCGCGCGCACCGCGCTGAGCGAGGGTGACCCCCGTGCCTCGGCGCACCTGCTGCGCCAGGCTCTCGGGCTGTGGCGGGGTGAACCGTTCGCCGGACTGGACGCCGGACCGCTCCTGGCGGCGCAGATCGCGCAGATCGCCGACTCACGGCTCGGCGCGCTGGAGCTGCGCATCACGGCCGACCTGCAACTGGGCCGCCACCGCGCTGTGGTGGGGGAACTGCACCAGCTCATCGCGGACCATCCCTTCCACGAGGAGTTCGCCGCCCAGCTCATGCTCGCCGCCCACCGGTCCGGGCAGCGCGCCACGGCGCTGGAGGCGTTCGCCCGGCTGCGCCGCCGGCTCGTCGACGAACTCGGCATCGAGCCCTCGGAGCGGCTGCAGCGGCTGCAGCAGGACGTTCTCAACGAGACACTGCCGCAGCCGGCCGCCGCCGTGACGGGCCCGGGCCCGCTGCCGGCCCAGGACGCGGCGGGCGCCCCGCCCTTTGGCAGTGCCGCCGCGCCGGCGCCGGCGGCGGTGCCCGTCGGCGGGCGGCTGCCGCTGGACACCCCGGACTTCACCGGACGCGTCGCGGAACTGGCGCAGCTCTCCTCGCTCGCCGGCCCGGACGCGGGCGCCGGGGACACGACCGGCGGGGAGTGCTCCGGGGGGCCTCGGGTGGTGGTGGTCCTGGGCGCGGCCGGTGTGGGCAAGAGTGCCCTCGCCGTGCGCGCCGCACACCGTATGGCCGACCGGTTCCCCGACGGTGCGCTCCACGCCCGGCTGCACGACGGCGCGGACCGCCCCAGACGGGCGGACGCCGTCCTGCATGCCCTGCTGCGGGACTGCGGAATGGATCCGGCCACGCTGCCCGACAACGCCGACGACCTGGCGGGCATGTTCCGGTCCTTCAGTGCCGAGCGGTCGCTCCTGGTCCTGCTGGACGACGCGGCCGGCACCGACCAGGTGCTCCCGCTGCTGCCGGCGGACGGGGGCAGCCTGGCGCTGGTGACCTCCCGGGTCCGCCTGCCCGGTCTGCCCGGCGCCCGGTCGATGGCCCTGGGGGCGCTGTCGGCCGACGACGCCGCCGCGTTCTTCACCAGGGTGGCCGGGGCGGAACGCGTCGGTGCCGGTGACGTCCTGGGGGAAGTCACGCACCTGATGGGCAACTTCCCGCTCTCCCTGCGTGCCGTGGGCGAGAAGTTCGCGGCGCGCCCGATGTGGACGCTTGGCGACCTCGCCCTGGGGCTGGTGGACGAGGGCCGCCTGGCGGCGGAACTGCACGACGAGGCCTGCGATGTGCTGGCCCGGGCGGCCGGGGCGATCGCCCGGCTGCCCGGCTCCCTGCGGCGGGCGCTGGCGCTGCTGGCGGCGGCCGGAGCGGCCCCCTTCGACATGGCACGGGCCAGACAGCTCCTGGGCGGCAGTTCCTGGGACGGCGACTCCCTGGTGGGCCAACTCCTCGACCATCACGTGGTGGTCAGGGCGGAGCAGTCCGGTTCTGCGGCTCTCGCCTTCCGGGTGCCGGATCTGATCCGGCTGTCCCTGCCGTCCGCCGACAACGCCGAACTGCGCGTTCTGCCCGGCGGCGACCGCGGCGGCCTGGGGAACCGTTCCGTCTCCGGGGTGCTGACCGCGGCGGGCTGA
- the aroC gene encoding chorismate synthase has product MPTLRWLTAGESHGPALTAVLEGLPADVRTSTDEVADALARRRLGHGRGARMKFERDEVAFVGGVRHGRTLGSPVAVRVGNTEWPKWQTVMAADPVSADALSRQARGAPLTRPRPGHADLAGMQKYGFDDARPVLERASARETAARVALGALAQAFLGQAYGVELVSHVVALGGRHSPSPVLPGPQDTGRLDADPVRCFDSAASAAMVAEVDRAHRAGDTLGGIVEVLVFGLPPGLGSHVHWDRRLDARLAGALMGIPAIKGVELGEGFALAGVPGSRAHDEIVPGEGGLRRASARSGGVEGGISTGEPLRVRAAMKPIATVPRALATVDVATGDTAVAHHQRSDVCAVPAAAVVAQAVTALVVADAALEKFGGDSVAETSRNHRTYLSHLAIK; this is encoded by the coding sequence TTGCCAACTCTGCGATGGCTCACCGCCGGCGAGTCGCACGGGCCGGCCCTGACCGCCGTGCTCGAGGGACTGCCCGCGGATGTGCGGACCTCCACCGACGAGGTCGCCGACGCACTCGCCCGCCGACGCCTGGGACACGGGCGCGGTGCCCGTATGAAGTTCGAACGCGACGAGGTCGCCTTCGTCGGCGGGGTACGCCACGGCCGCACCCTCGGCAGCCCGGTCGCGGTCCGCGTGGGCAACACCGAATGGCCCAAGTGGCAGACGGTGATGGCCGCCGACCCGGTGAGCGCCGACGCCCTCTCCCGCCAGGCCCGCGGCGCCCCCCTCACCCGTCCCCGCCCCGGCCATGCCGATCTGGCCGGTATGCAGAAGTACGGGTTCGACGACGCCCGGCCGGTGCTGGAGCGGGCCAGCGCCCGCGAGACGGCCGCCCGCGTGGCGCTGGGCGCCCTCGCCCAGGCCTTCCTGGGGCAGGCCTACGGAGTCGAACTCGTCAGCCACGTCGTGGCGCTCGGCGGCCGGCACTCGCCCTCACCGGTACTGCCCGGCCCGCAGGACACCGGCCGGCTCGACGCCGACCCCGTACGCTGCTTCGACTCCGCGGCATCGGCCGCCATGGTCGCCGAGGTGGACCGGGCGCACCGGGCCGGGGACACGCTCGGCGGCATCGTCGAGGTCCTGGTGTTCGGGCTTCCGCCTGGCCTGGGATCGCATGTGCACTGGGACCGCCGGCTGGACGCGCGCCTGGCCGGTGCCCTCATGGGCATCCCGGCCATCAAGGGCGTCGAACTCGGTGAGGGCTTCGCGCTCGCCGGTGTCCCGGGCTCGCGCGCGCACGACGAGATCGTGCCCGGCGAGGGTGGCCTGCGCCGGGCCAGCGCCCGTTCCGGCGGCGTCGAGGGCGGTATCTCGACGGGCGAGCCGCTGCGGGTGCGCGCCGCCATGAAACCCATCGCCACCGTGCCCAGGGCGCTGGCCACCGTGGACGTGGCCACCGGTGACACCGCCGTGGCCCACCACCAGCGTTCCGACGTCTGCGCGGTACCGGCCGCCGCCGTGGTCGCGCAGGCGGTGACCGCGCTGGTCGTCGCGGACGCCGCGCTGGAGAAGTTCGGCGGCGACAGCGTGGCGGAGACCTCCCGCAACCACCGCACCTACCTGAGCCACCTGGCGATCAAGTGA
- a CDS encoding transaldolase family protein: MSAAPLCAPLGALAGPTPTPTPGAGAGVENGPLGPFLHVHHPGGPETEGTPVPYPAYRLHLEDLARRRRGAGEALGELVVHGARSAADRLRERRQAVGGPGGHVCAAVPVSLAHDPLAVLAGARALHRAVGRPNLMITVPATARGLQAITGCLSEGIGVHAVCVVSVERYARVVDAFLTGLEGAARAGLDLGAVPTALSLAVAGLDSAAGAPGGAPGGAPAGGPVPGGARARSAGTGRLVRGALAAATVDTALRIREQVLEGTRWRALAEQGARPYPLRWDGTTQPGVRPAGDGARAWRVLGAPAEQGICYRELTAKAEAAALAASARRQRHTAQLVGAALRAAAPPAADGGSTAAAPG, encoded by the coding sequence ATGAGCGCCGCGCCGCTGTGCGCGCCACTGGGCGCCCTGGCCGGCCCCACCCCCACCCCCACCCCCGGTGCGGGCGCCGGTGTGGAGAACGGACCGCTTGGTCCGTTCCTGCACGTGCATCATCCGGGCGGCCCGGAGACGGAGGGCACACCCGTGCCGTATCCGGCCTACCGTCTTCATCTGGAGGACCTGGCCCGGCGCCGCCGCGGGGCCGGTGAGGCGCTGGGCGAACTGGTCGTCCACGGCGCGCGTTCGGCCGCCGACCGGCTGCGCGAGCGCCGACAGGCCGTGGGGGGTCCGGGCGGTCATGTGTGCGCCGCCGTCCCCGTGTCGCTGGCCCACGATCCGCTCGCCGTCCTGGCGGGGGCGCGGGCCCTGCACCGCGCCGTGGGCCGGCCGAACCTGATGATCACCGTCCCGGCCACCGCGCGGGGGCTTCAGGCGATCACCGGGTGTCTGTCCGAGGGCATCGGGGTGCACGCCGTCTGCGTCGTCTCCGTCGAGCGGTACGCCCGTGTCGTCGACGCCTTCCTGACCGGGCTCGAAGGGGCGGCGCGGGCCGGGCTCGACCTCGGCGCGGTGCCGACGGCGCTCTCGCTGGCGGTCGCCGGACTGGACTCGGCAGCCGGTGCTCCCGGCGGCGCGCCGGGCGGCGCACCGGCGGGTGGGCCGGTGCCCGGCGGGGCGCGTGCGCGCTCGGCGGGCACCGGCCGCCTGGTGCGGGGCGCTCTGGCGGCCGCCACCGTGGACACGGCCCTGCGTATCCGTGAGCAGGTCCTGGAGGGAACGCGCTGGCGGGCGCTGGCGGAGCAGGGGGCCCGGCCGTATCCGCTGCGGTGGGACGGCACGACGCAGCCGGGCGTCCGGCCGGCCGGCGACGGCGCCCGGGCCTGGCGCGTGCTGGGCGCGCCGGCGGAGCAGGGCATCTGCTACCGGGAGCTGACCGCGAAGGCGGAGGCGGCCGCGCTGGCCGCCTCCGCCCGGCGCCAGCGGCACACGGCGCAGCTCGTCGGGGCAGCCCTGCGCGCCGCCGCCCCGCCCGCAGCGGACGGGGGGAGCACCGCCGCCGCCCCGGGGTGA
- a CDS encoding AMP-binding protein: MTSFGVSLLDGGPAPRPEYATLTTALTRAAAASGAQGLCFVHTDGGETRWSYARLLDEAGRLVAGMRAAGVTPGDRVLVHVAHQPDLLATFWACVLGGFVPLPVGTGATPAARTAAPGLLDAVWNRYGRPYTVTGPDQHLAARTRAHPGWARSWLGHPHQLRATHPDHRRHPSRPDDLAVLLLTSGSTSTPKAVMLTHRNILSRSAATARANGLGATTRSVNWMPLDHAGGLLLFHVRDVFLGAHQVHARPERVLADPLRWLALAARHRACTTWAPNFALSLVNDQAHRLAGEDWDLRRLRYLMNGGEAVHASVVRRFMELLAPFGLPPDAMFPGWGMSETAAGVVDCRLSDLDPGHARYVPAGRPQPGTAVRCVDEQDEPVPAGTPGHLQVSGPSVTPGYLDDIEHTRRAFTADGWFRTGDLAFVQDGVLTVTGRADDLIERAGVRCHSHEIEAAVEELDFVAPAHTVACPVTGPEGEELAVFYHPRPGTGPERAAALIRAQVADRLGLHIGQVVPVRAQDVPRTGIGKLRRSRMRHWYETRHAGPAGGGPTPRPNSNHFDPRTAPVTRDARGAQPVMGRTP, translated from the coding sequence ATGACCTCCTTCGGTGTCTCACTGCTGGACGGCGGACCCGCCCCCCGCCCGGAGTACGCCACGCTCACCACGGCGCTCACGCGGGCCGCGGCCGCCTCCGGCGCCCAGGGCCTGTGCTTCGTCCACACCGACGGCGGCGAGACACGGTGGAGCTACGCCCGGCTGCTCGACGAGGCCGGCCGGCTGGTGGCCGGGATGCGGGCGGCGGGAGTGACGCCCGGGGACCGGGTCCTCGTGCACGTCGCCCACCAGCCGGACCTGCTGGCCACCTTCTGGGCCTGCGTCCTGGGCGGCTTCGTCCCCCTGCCCGTGGGCACGGGCGCCACACCCGCCGCCCGGACCGCCGCCCCCGGCCTGCTGGACGCGGTGTGGAACCGCTACGGCAGGCCGTACACCGTCACCGGACCGGACCAGCACCTCGCCGCGCGCACCCGCGCACACCCCGGCTGGGCCAGGTCCTGGCTGGGCCACCCCCACCAGCTGCGCGCCACACACCCCGACCACCGCCGGCACCCGTCCCGCCCGGACGACCTCGCCGTCCTGCTGCTCACCTCCGGCTCCACCAGCACGCCCAAGGCCGTGATGCTCACCCACCGCAACATCCTCAGCCGCAGCGCCGCGACGGCCCGCGCCAACGGGCTCGGTGCCACGACCCGCAGCGTCAACTGGATGCCGCTCGACCATGCCGGCGGGCTGCTGCTGTTCCATGTGCGCGACGTGTTCCTCGGGGCGCACCAGGTGCACGCCCGCCCCGAACGCGTCCTCGCCGACCCGCTGCGCTGGCTCGCCCTCGCCGCCCGGCACCGGGCCTGCACCACATGGGCTCCCAACTTCGCCCTGTCCCTGGTCAACGACCAGGCGCACCGGCTGGCCGGCGAGGACTGGGACCTGAGGCGGCTGCGGTACCTCATGAACGGCGGGGAGGCCGTGCACGCCTCGGTGGTACGGCGTTTCATGGAGCTGCTCGCCCCCTTCGGCCTGCCGCCGGACGCGATGTTCCCCGGCTGGGGCATGTCCGAGACGGCGGCGGGCGTCGTCGACTGCCGGCTGTCCGACCTGGACCCCGGGCACGCGCGCTACGTCCCGGCCGGCCGGCCCCAGCCCGGCACCGCGGTGCGCTGCGTCGACGAGCAGGACGAGCCCGTCCCGGCGGGCACCCCGGGCCACCTCCAGGTGAGCGGCCCCTCGGTCACCCCCGGCTACCTCGACGACATCGAGCACACGCGCCGCGCCTTCACCGCCGACGGCTGGTTCCGCACCGGGGACCTGGCCTTCGTCCAGGACGGCGTCCTCACCGTCACCGGCCGGGCCGACGACCTGATCGAACGCGCCGGTGTGCGCTGCCACAGCCACGAGATCGAGGCCGCGGTGGAGGAACTGGACTTCGTCGCGCCGGCCCACACGGTGGCCTGCCCGGTCACCGGCCCCGAGGGAGAGGAACTCGCCGTCTTCTACCACCCGCGGCCCGGCACCGGGCCCGAGCGGGCCGCTGCCCTGATCCGCGCACAGGTCGCGGACCGGCTCGGTCTGCACATCGGCCAGGTCGTGCCGGTGCGCGCCCAGGACGTCCCCAGGACCGGCATCGGAAAGCTCCGCCGCTCCCGCATGCGGCACTGGTACGAGACACGCCACGCAGGCCCCGCCGGCGGCGGGCCCACACCGCGGCCGAACAGCAACCACTTCGATCCGCGCACCGCGCCCGTCACCCGTGACGCCCGCGGTGCGCAGCCCGTGATGGGAAGGACACCATGA